A region of Paenibacillus thiaminolyticus DNA encodes the following proteins:
- a CDS encoding dynamin family protein: MLDLNAKQTAAETTAGISSMEAWLKHTADQFRETGDHARSRQMLDLLGKWREGTIILAFCGHFSAGKSTVINRLCGADLLPSSPIPTSANVVTVRYGKRRADIMRRDGEQASVVSVPIEQLAEVCRDGEAVERVYLYNEADWLKEGAALLDTPGVDSADPAHREATEAAMHLADVVFYVTDYNHVQSEYNFAFAKEVADAGKPLIWIVNQIDKHREREIAFDIYRDDVKRALDAWQLKPAAIFYVSLKEPDHPLNEWATLERYMRRIVEDKAALVRFGVERAARELAVSHIAMRIAPIEQARQAWIEALGGTEAAQALRQRWETQQAAVRAVEAEAQSLSSAFQEALQKLLRDANITPAATRDLAQSYLEARMPGFRVGLLFSGQKTEQERERRLAAFADAWREGIRANAEVHVLRMIREAAHAAGMDEAKAAAELEAALPALDGPWLAQAVQPGAGAPSEYTLNYCRALGDEARSLIRRAVLAQAEPYLAAQRTRLERKAEAQRALAGELSAELAEDERLAAQEHAMTAQRTALIASWEGVRSIEADDPQRLLPPVERPQTRRLPAQDNGAAAAAPPSLRGPLPAAAEAPAGAPVQAAGARRLLRDAAQRLTQAAQALAPLPAMRPLAQGLRDKSARLEANRFTVALFGAFSAGKSSFANALMGQDALPVSPNPTTAAINTIAAPTEDHPHGTARITMKSEAKLLDDVRFALESMGESGTAAMDMDEVLKALDRHSPETLHPTGRPHYSFIQAVKRGYDDARPHLGAALDVGWEEYRAYVKDEWKSAFVERIDLHLDSPLTREGFVLVDTPGADSINARHTGVTFNYMKNADIILFVTYYNHAFSQADRQFLTQLGRVKDAFELDKMFFLVNAADLAASGEELEGVVSYVSDRLTEFGIRRPRLFPVSSLRGLEASLSGNAEGWQVSGLAAFEEQFLRFASEDLAGLSAEVSRQELRRVLSQLLAMWDAAHADASERARQAEHNRQAASECEARAREWLHADESARLEQEADELLYHVRQRMLYRFNDSFAYAFNPASLRQDARGGDAALERCYREWLRLFRKELSNELYATSLRLEQTAKRIVQAQRARLLEHCEQQLPGFALAAEPLESWPTPEVQEPAEPADVSVRWLRSYFRNAKAFFEGGGRDALRQALEEKASQAIQLTVRDHRDAFAEHALQQMGQTAQLLRGQWEDALRAHAERLDEASRTDYDAEPLREAIEAVRRTLE, encoded by the coding sequence ATGCTGGACTTGAATGCAAAGCAAACGGCCGCAGAAACGACAGCAGGAATTAGCTCCATGGAAGCGTGGCTCAAACATACGGCGGATCAATTCCGCGAGACAGGAGATCACGCCAGGAGCCGGCAAATGCTTGATTTGCTCGGCAAATGGCGGGAAGGCACGATTATTTTGGCGTTCTGCGGGCATTTCTCTGCCGGCAAATCGACGGTGATCAACCGGCTGTGCGGAGCGGATCTGCTGCCGTCCAGCCCCATCCCGACAAGCGCGAACGTGGTCACTGTTCGCTACGGCAAGCGGCGCGCCGATATCATGCGCAGGGACGGCGAGCAAGCGAGCGTTGTTTCCGTGCCAATTGAACAGCTGGCAGAGGTATGCCGTGACGGGGAGGCCGTGGAACGGGTGTATCTGTACAATGAAGCCGATTGGCTGAAGGAAGGGGCCGCTCTGCTCGATACGCCCGGAGTCGATTCGGCCGATCCGGCTCATCGGGAAGCGACCGAAGCGGCTATGCACTTGGCAGATGTCGTGTTCTATGTTACGGATTACAATCATGTTCAATCGGAATATAATTTTGCATTTGCGAAGGAAGTGGCCGATGCCGGCAAGCCGCTCATCTGGATCGTGAACCAGATAGACAAGCACCGGGAGCGCGAGATCGCCTTCGACATCTACCGCGACGACGTGAAGCGGGCGTTGGATGCTTGGCAGCTCAAGCCGGCTGCCATTTTCTATGTCAGCTTGAAGGAGCCGGATCATCCGCTGAACGAATGGGCAACGCTGGAGCGCTATATGCGCCGCATCGTCGAGGACAAGGCGGCATTGGTACGGTTCGGCGTGGAGCGGGCAGCGAGGGAACTGGCCGTCTCCCATATCGCGATGCGCATCGCGCCGATTGAGCAGGCGCGGCAGGCGTGGATTGAAGCCCTAGGCGGGACGGAAGCGGCACAGGCGCTGAGGCAGCGCTGGGAGACGCAGCAGGCGGCCGTGCGTGCCGTGGAGGCCGAAGCGCAATCCTTGTCTTCGGCCTTCCAGGAGGCGCTGCAGAAGCTGCTGCGGGATGCGAATATTACGCCGGCGGCGACGCGTGACCTGGCCCAGTCGTATTTGGAAGCGCGGATGCCTGGCTTCCGGGTCGGGCTGCTCTTCTCCGGACAGAAGACGGAGCAGGAACGCGAGCGGCGCCTCGCCGCCTTCGCGGACGCTTGGCGGGAAGGAATCCGCGCCAATGCGGAGGTCCATGTGCTGCGCATGATTCGGGAAGCAGCCCATGCTGCCGGCATGGACGAGGCGAAGGCAGCCGCAGAGCTGGAAGCGGCGCTGCCGGCGCTGGATGGTCCATGGCTGGCACAAGCGGTTCAGCCCGGGGCAGGAGCCCCTTCGGAGTATACGCTCAATTATTGCCGCGCGCTCGGTGATGAGGCGCGCTCGCTAATTCGCCGCGCCGTCCTGGCTCAGGCCGAGCCGTACCTCGCTGCGCAGCGGACCCGGCTGGAGCGGAAGGCCGAGGCGCAGCGGGCGCTGGCTGGCGAGCTGAGCGCCGAGCTGGCGGAAGACGAGCGGCTGGCCGCGCAGGAGCACGCCATGACGGCACAGCGCACCGCGCTGATCGCCTCGTGGGAGGGCGTCCGTTCTATCGAAGCGGACGACCCGCAGCGCTTGCTGCCACCGGTGGAGCGGCCGCAGACGCGCCGCCTGCCGGCACAGGACAACGGCGCAGCGGCGGCAGCGCCCCCTTCACTGCGCGGACCGCTGCCAGCCGCAGCGGAAGCGCCAGCGGGCGCACCCGTGCAAGCGGCCGGGGCGCGTCGGCTGCTGCGCGATGCGGCGCAGCGGCTGACGCAGGCCGCGCAGGCGCTGGCGCCGCTGCCGGCGATGCGTCCGCTGGCGCAAGGGCTGCGCGACAAGTCCGCGCGGCTAGAGGCGAACCGGTTCACGGTCGCCTTATTCGGGGCGTTCAGCGCCGGGAAATCGTCGTTCGCCAACGCCCTGATGGGCCAGGATGCGCTCCCGGTCTCGCCGAATCCGACGACGGCGGCCATCAATACGATCGCGGCGCCGACGGAGGATCATCCGCATGGTACGGCGCGTATTACGATGAAGAGCGAGGCGAAGCTGCTCGACGATGTTCGCTTCGCCCTGGAGAGCATGGGCGAGAGCGGGACCGCTGCTATGGATATGGATGAGGTGCTGAAGGCCCTGGACCGGCATTCGCCGGAAACGCTGCATCCGACCGGGCGTCCGCACTACAGCTTCATCCAGGCGGTCAAGCGGGGATATGACGACGCGCGTCCGCATCTCGGGGCGGCGCTTGATGTCGGCTGGGAGGAATATCGCGCCTACGTCAAGGATGAATGGAAGTCCGCGTTCGTCGAGCGGATTGACCTGCACCTGGACAGCCCGTTGACCCGGGAAGGGTTTGTGCTCGTCGATACGCCGGGCGCAGATTCCATTAATGCCCGCCATACCGGAGTTACCTTCAATTATATGAAAAATGCGGATATCATCCTGTTCGTAACCTATTACAACCACGCCTTCTCCCAGGCGGATCGCCAGTTCCTGACCCAACTCGGCCGCGTGAAGGACGCTTTCGAGCTGGATAAGATGTTCTTCCTGGTGAACGCTGCGGATCTGGCGGCGTCCGGGGAGGAGCTGGAAGGAGTCGTAAGCTACGTCTCGGATCGGTTGACGGAATTCGGCATTCGCCGTCCGCGCTTGTTCCCGGTATCGAGCCTGCGGGGACTGGAAGCCTCGCTGTCTGGCAACGCGGAGGGGTGGCAGGTTTCCGGACTTGCCGCCTTCGAGGAGCAATTCCTCCGCTTCGCTTCGGAGGATTTGGCAGGCCTGAGCGCGGAAGTATCCCGCCAGGAGCTGCGCCGGGTGCTGTCGCAGCTGCTGGCGATGTGGGACGCCGCGCATGCGGACGCATCGGAGCGGGCGCGCCAGGCGGAGCATAACCGGCAGGCGGCTTCCGAATGTGAGGCGCGTGCCCGCGAATGGCTGCATGCGGACGAGAGCGCCCGGCTGGAGCAGGAAGCCGACGAACTGCTGTACCATGTTCGGCAGCGGATGCTGTACCGGTTCAATGACAGCTTTGCATACGCGTTCAATCCGGCCTCTCTGCGGCAGGATGCTCGCGGCGGCGACGCCGCGCTGGAGCGGTGTTACCGCGAATGGCTGCGTCTGTTCCGCAAGGAGCTGTCCAATGAGCTGTACGCGACGTCGCTTCGGTTGGAGCAGACGGCCAAGCGGATCGTGCAGGCACAGCGTGCGCGTCTGCTCGAGCATTGCGAGCAGCAGCTTCCCGGCTTCGCCTTGGCAGCGGAACCGCTGGAGTCGTGGCCGACGCCGGAGGTACAAGAGCCTGCCGAACCTGCGGACGTATCGGTCCGCTGGCTGCGCTCTTATTTCCGCAATGCCAAAGCCTTCTTCGAAGGAGGAGGGCGCGATGCGCTTCGTCAGGCGCTCGAAGAGAAAGCGTCGCAGGCGATTCAACTGACCGTGCGCGACCATCGCGACGCGTTCGCGGAACATGCGCTGCAGCAGATGGGCCAGACCGCCCAACTGTTGCGCGGACAATGGGAGGATGCGCTTCGCGCCCATGCCGAGCGTCTTGATGAAGCATC
- a CDS encoding NAD/NADP transhydrogenase alpha subunit, whose amino-acid sequence MKCISVYTNDFEQFSDIYEAIIQTPLQEDEEKEVEGVMIYGAGEVPAQYVDRMRQKRGVVVMKVKDLGITILQHGEQFEIILPEQ is encoded by the coding sequence ATGAAATGCATTTCTGTCTATACGAATGATTTTGAGCAGTTTTCCGATATCTACGAGGCCATTATTCAGACTCCGCTGCAGGAGGATGAGGAGAAAGAAGTAGAAGGCGTCATGATATACGGAGCCGGCGAGGTGCCTGCGCAATATGTGGATCGCATGCGCCAGAAGCGGGGGGTCGTCGTGATGAAGGTGAAGGATTTGGGCATCACCATTTTGCAGCACGGGGAGCAATTTGAAATTATCCTCCCGGAACAATAA
- the nth gene encoding endonuclease III, with product MATSARVRRILDTIASMYPDAHCELIHSNPFELTIAVLLSAQCTDETVNKVTADLFRKYKRPEDYLAVPLEELQADIRRIGLYRNKASNIQKLCRMLLDKYDGEVPREHAQLTELPGVGRKTANVVVSNAFGVPAIAVDTHVERVAKRLKLADEQDSVLEVEKKLMRKVPRDEWTLTHHRLIFFGRYHCKAQSPRCEICPLIDCCRVGKARMKATKPRKTGK from the coding sequence TTGGCAACCAGTGCACGTGTACGCCGAATATTGGATACGATCGCCAGCATGTATCCGGATGCGCATTGCGAGTTGATCCATTCCAATCCGTTCGAATTGACGATTGCCGTTCTGTTGTCGGCCCAATGCACGGACGAGACCGTCAATAAAGTAACCGCGGACTTGTTCCGGAAGTATAAGCGCCCCGAGGATTATTTGGCGGTGCCACTGGAGGAACTGCAGGCGGACATCCGGCGGATCGGGCTGTACCGCAACAAGGCAAGCAATATCCAGAAGCTGTGCCGTATGCTGCTCGACAAGTATGACGGCGAGGTGCCTCGGGAGCATGCCCAATTAACCGAGCTTCCCGGTGTCGGGCGCAAGACGGCGAATGTCGTTGTCTCCAATGCGTTCGGCGTGCCGGCGATCGCGGTCGACACGCATGTGGAGCGGGTAGCCAAGCGCTTGAAGCTGGCCGATGAACAGGACAGCGTGCTGGAAGTGGAGAAGAAGCTGATGCGCAAAGTTCCGCGGGACGAATGGACGCTTACGCATCACCGGCTTATATTTTTTGGACGTTATCATTGCAAAGCGCAGTCGCCCCGGTGCGAGATTTGTCCTCTCATCGATTGCTGCCGCGTGGGAAAAGCACGTATGAAAGCGACCAAACCAAGAAAGACTGGAAAATAA
- a CDS encoding S-layer homology domain-containing protein → MHSNNTQPKRKFRTLGSALLAVSLTLTSAPMAVMAAESAQTAQNQSASAGVSPMFSDVNLGFWAEKHIHKLAALDILKGNNGKFRPNDDVTQQEAITMAIRFMGLQGELNSSDSVALPADFKVGEIFKPYVVLAFQKGLIDKNEEMANPDPKSSWGEKKATREWITKILVRAVGKEEEAKQAKSKQTSFADNSKISSSALGYVNTAVDLKLAAGLNGNKFDPLGKVTRAQLATFFSRGEKIADVKRENESIGYIMELTDKEIRLYGENDQASTFRLDDKTLYYQADSDKAIKASDLALYTKVRVLGSGGAGAFVELLDSTPQVESSQATLKYAVSSENKLYVKRDGTADLTEIFYDSSTVLKDASGNSIQASQLTEDSVLEIKRETFTSDRKVIELQVKSGPVNKSDKGTVVAVDATNRSITIKPESGSEETFTVAEDAVVRYKDQLMNGIKDLKPDSAISYVVKNSIVQSIELTQLTELTMTGRLYEKGAAKTSLTIRKENDKLEAKMLAPNVEIIMEGIKVPTFDDLVAGEFGDRVELTLNSDDLVTKIKVLDRKLETLIGVTVINYDRTNNLLTVMDANKVPYALKLTNETRFERNGDSVYIDDIVSELREGKKKANIQHTANQALLVQFVNKFEGTFISASGTAKTVTMKLENGMAVTLPYKNTTLYVERFDKTSATVADLRSGDYVVAYLTDDQTTVNSLALRTVEQFEVQSVDTSRNRIRLRTSGSNVEEFSVGSTSFYDLDRKRIKLADIKPNEYLNVVMDGRNFVEASKVQVTYGRIESIDASSGVLTVRDNEGSASVHQLGKNPVIQVDESSTGSVNALKTGDRVFVRKNVDGLTTVNLITGTKRSFWRVSGDDLYVKRSLAESNYIFNMASNVYVHSKGDKISLSTIKEDTEIMLYIVKNKVVEIERLS, encoded by the coding sequence ATGCACTCGAATAATACACAACCAAAGCGCAAGTTCCGTACGCTTGGCAGCGCGCTGCTTGCCGTCTCGCTGACGCTCACTTCCGCGCCAATGGCAGTTATGGCGGCAGAGTCCGCACAGACGGCGCAGAATCAGTCTGCGTCCGCGGGAGTCAGCCCGATGTTCAGCGATGTTAATTTGGGATTCTGGGCTGAGAAGCATATACATAAGCTCGCAGCTTTGGATATTTTGAAGGGCAACAACGGCAAATTCCGCCCGAATGACGACGTCACCCAGCAAGAGGCGATCACGATGGCGATCCGCTTCATGGGTCTGCAGGGAGAATTGAACTCGTCCGATTCAGTTGCTCTGCCAGCCGACTTCAAGGTGGGCGAAATTTTCAAGCCTTACGTCGTGCTTGCCTTCCAGAAGGGGCTTATCGACAAGAACGAGGAAATGGCGAATCCGGATCCGAAGAGCAGCTGGGGCGAGAAGAAAGCGACGCGGGAATGGATTACGAAAATCCTCGTACGTGCCGTCGGCAAGGAAGAGGAAGCCAAGCAGGCGAAGAGCAAGCAGACTTCTTTTGCCGATAACAGCAAGATTTCCTCGTCTGCGCTCGGCTATGTCAATACTGCCGTCGATTTGAAGCTGGCAGCCGGCCTGAACGGCAACAAATTCGACCCGCTGGGCAAGGTCACGCGCGCGCAGCTTGCGACCTTTTTCAGCCGCGGGGAGAAGATAGCGGACGTCAAGCGCGAGAACGAGTCGATTGGCTATATTATGGAGCTGACGGACAAGGAAATCCGCTTGTACGGGGAGAATGACCAGGCTTCGACGTTCCGTCTCGATGACAAGACGCTGTATTACCAGGCCGATTCGGATAAAGCGATCAAGGCATCCGATCTGGCGCTGTACACGAAGGTGCGAGTCCTTGGCAGCGGCGGGGCCGGCGCTTTCGTCGAGCTGCTCGACAGCACGCCGCAGGTGGAATCCTCTCAAGCTACGCTGAAATACGCCGTTAGCTCGGAGAACAAGCTGTACGTGAAGCGTGACGGCACAGCGGATTTGACTGAAATTTTCTATGATTCGTCGACCGTGCTGAAAGACGCAAGCGGCAACTCGATCCAGGCTTCGCAGCTGACGGAGGACAGCGTGCTGGAGATTAAGCGGGAAACCTTTACCTCCGATCGCAAAGTAATCGAGCTTCAAGTGAAGTCCGGCCCTGTCAACAAATCGGACAAGGGCACCGTTGTCGCCGTTGACGCGACCAACCGTTCCATTACGATAAAGCCAGAGAGCGGAAGTGAAGAGACCTTCACCGTCGCTGAGGATGCGGTTGTGCGCTACAAGGATCAACTGATGAACGGCATCAAAGATCTGAAGCCGGATTCGGCAATCTCCTACGTGGTTAAGAACAGCATCGTCCAGTCGATTGAACTGACCCAATTGACGGAGTTGACGATGACGGGCCGTCTGTACGAGAAGGGAGCCGCGAAGACGAGCTTGACGATCCGCAAGGAGAATGACAAGCTGGAAGCGAAGATGCTCGCGCCTAACGTGGAAATCATTATGGAAGGCATCAAGGTTCCGACGTTCGATGATCTGGTTGCCGGAGAATTCGGCGATCGGGTGGAACTGACGTTGAACAGCGATGATCTGGTTACGAAAATTAAAGTGCTCGATCGCAAGCTGGAGACGCTGATCGGGGTAACGGTAATCAACTATGACCGAACGAACAATCTGTTGACCGTAATGGACGCGAATAAAGTGCCTTACGCCTTGAAATTGACCAATGAGACCCGCTTCGAACGCAACGGCGATAGTGTGTACATCGATGATATCGTAAGCGAACTGCGGGAGGGCAAGAAGAAAGCGAATATCCAGCATACGGCCAATCAAGCGCTGCTGGTCCAATTCGTCAACAAGTTCGAAGGCACGTTCATCTCAGCCAGCGGCACCGCGAAGACGGTGACGATGAAGCTGGAGAACGGCATGGCGGTTACGCTGCCATACAAAAACACTACATTGTACGTGGAGAGATTCGATAAGACGAGCGCAACGGTGGCCGATCTCCGTAGCGGCGATTATGTCGTAGCCTACTTAACGGACGATCAGACGACCGTGAACTCCCTGGCGCTGCGCACCGTCGAGCAGTTCGAGGTACAATCCGTCGATACATCGCGCAATCGTATCCGTCTGCGCACGTCCGGTTCGAACGTAGAGGAATTCAGCGTAGGCAGCACGTCATTCTATGATCTTGACCGCAAGAGAATCAAGTTGGCCGATATTAAGCCTAACGAGTATCTTAATGTGGTGATGGACGGCCGCAACTTCGTCGAGGCAAGCAAGGTGCAAGTGACCTATGGACGCATCGAATCGATTGACGCCTCTTCGGGAGTGTTAACGGTTCGTGACAATGAGGGCAGCGCATCGGTGCATCAGCTCGGTAAAAATCCGGTTATTCAGGTGGACGAGTCTTCCACAGGCAGTGTCAATGCGCTCAAAACCGGCGATCGGGTCTTTGTACGCAAGAACGTTGACGGTCTGACTACGGTCAATCTGATCACCGGCACGAAGCGGAGCTTCTGGAGAGTAAGCGGAGATGATCTGTATGTGAAGCGTTCGCTTGCGGAGAGCAATTATATCTTCAACATGGCGTCAAATGTGTATGTTCATTCCAAAGGAGACAAAATTTCATTGTCTACGATCAAGGAAGACACTGAAATTATGCTCTATATCGTGAAAAACAAGGTTGTTGAAATCGAAAGATTGTCTTAA
- a CDS encoding GerMN domain-containing protein has protein sequence MKNKKWWGLAAIVLSISLVTACGAKPTTNAGQPEVPPTEVQPDNGAVQDPDHTDSNQQEPDKEEPANQEPGKQEKQEQSITAYVSDGDLMELKSYSAKIQFADDEEKYREALKALQTSDNPEDTPLWAKIEFKSVKLSDGTLTVDIHIPDDARLGAGGESFAIEALTKTLFQFDEIKAIDVLVDGQAEESMMGHVTLEHPIHRQ, from the coding sequence ATGAAAAATAAAAAATGGTGGGGATTGGCTGCGATCGTCCTGTCGATCTCTTTGGTTACTGCATGCGGCGCCAAGCCGACGACGAATGCCGGCCAGCCGGAGGTGCCTCCGACTGAGGTGCAGCCGGATAACGGGGCTGTTCAGGATCCGGATCACACGGATTCGAATCAGCAGGAACCGGATAAAGAAGAGCCTGCGAACCAAGAACCGGGGAAGCAGGAGAAGCAGGAGCAGTCAATTACGGCTTATGTGTCCGATGGCGATCTGATGGAATTAAAATCGTACTCCGCCAAGATTCAATTCGCGGATGATGAAGAGAAGTATAGAGAAGCGCTGAAGGCGCTCCAGACGTCTGATAATCCAGAAGACACTCCGTTATGGGCAAAAATAGAATTCAAGTCAGTGAAGCTGAGCGACGGAACATTGACCGTTGATATCCATATTCCGGACGATGCCCGTCTCGGCGCCGGTGGCGAATCGTTCGCTATCGAAGCATTGACGAAGACACTGTTCCAATTCGACGAGATCAAAGCGATTGATGTGCTCGTAGACGGCCAAGCTGAGGAGAGCATGATGGGGCATGTTACGCTGGAGCATCCGATCCACCGACAATAA
- a CDS encoding N-acetylmuramoyl-L-alanine amidase, whose translation MKKGKKFGVALMLMWLFMLFPQLGQAAPTGALYLDGNSIPLPEKITLVNSVTMIPVRVVSEQLGYKVDWDPKAKSVAIYNDSNRLTMAVDQKTATVNDKEVKLDVAPMLQKGTTLVPLRIIGENMGLTVDWDRETKSVYLFTADESSEVVPPTPGTPSGEDANGSSDNGKSDDNGGGVVNPQEGDALITDFSFIDNKLHIAATRSVTPSIMTMDSPDRVVIDFPKAVFSDEFLEKFGFNSGSQGEMELTDYPDVQRIRFAMFSDSPNTVRFVIDLNSPNHGKIVYNESGLTSIELVPGKDTSEPKPPIKTDGKYTVVIDAGHGDHDSGAVSVKKRYEKDFNLSLALKVGEILSQDDRFNTVLSREDDTFLELSERAQLANSLNADLFVSIHANSVDNKPSVSGTETYYWRSESKAFAETMHKHLMEGTQFKDRGVRQANHHVTRETKMPAILLEVGFLTNAAEEAQLFDEQFQQRVADNIVKGILDYLGLS comes from the coding sequence ATGAAAAAAGGAAAAAAATTTGGTGTAGCTCTGATGCTCATGTGGTTGTTCATGCTGTTTCCTCAATTGGGACAAGCTGCTCCGACAGGAGCCTTGTACCTGGATGGCAATTCCATTCCATTGCCCGAAAAGATTACGTTAGTTAATTCGGTCACTATGATTCCGGTTCGCGTCGTGTCGGAACAGTTAGGGTACAAGGTCGATTGGGACCCGAAGGCGAAGTCGGTAGCCATATATAATGACAGCAATCGATTGACTATGGCCGTCGATCAGAAGACGGCAACGGTAAATGACAAGGAAGTAAAGCTGGATGTAGCTCCGATGCTGCAAAAGGGCACCACACTTGTACCCCTGCGGATCATCGGGGAAAATATGGGATTGACGGTAGATTGGGACAGGGAGACCAAGTCGGTCTATCTGTTCACGGCTGACGAGTCATCCGAAGTCGTCCCGCCAACGCCGGGGACCCCGAGCGGCGAGGACGCGAATGGTAGCTCGGATAACGGCAAATCCGATGACAACGGTGGCGGTGTCGTGAACCCTCAAGAAGGGGATGCCCTAATCACTGATTTTTCATTCATCGATAATAAGTTACATATCGCTGCTACTCGCAGCGTCACGCCGAGCATCATGACGATGGACTCTCCGGATCGGGTCGTTATCGACTTCCCGAAGGCAGTATTTTCCGATGAATTTTTGGAGAAATTCGGTTTCAACAGCGGCAGTCAGGGGGAAATGGAACTTACGGACTACCCTGACGTGCAGCGAATCCGCTTCGCGATGTTCAGCGACAGCCCGAATACGGTCCGGTTCGTCATTGACCTGAACAGCCCGAATCACGGGAAGATTGTCTATAACGAATCGGGGCTGACTTCGATCGAACTTGTTCCGGGCAAAGACACCTCCGAGCCGAAGCCTCCGATCAAGACGGACGGCAAGTATACGGTCGTTATCGATGCCGGTCACGGCGATCATGATTCCGGGGCCGTCAGCGTGAAGAAGCGGTACGAGAAAGATTTCAATCTGTCGCTCGCTCTGAAGGTTGGCGAGATTTTGAGTCAAGACGACCGGTTCAACACCGTACTGTCACGCGAGGACGACACGTTCCTGGAGTTAAGTGAACGGGCGCAGCTTGCGAACAGTCTGAATGCGGATCTGTTCGTGTCGATTCATGCGAACAGTGTTGACAATAAACCTTCTGTGTCGGGCACGGAGACATACTACTGGCGCTCGGAGAGCAAGGCGTTCGCCGAGACGATGCACAAGCATCTGATGGAAGGAACGCAATTCAAAGACCGCGGTGTCCGCCAGGCAAATCATCATGTCACGAGAGAGACGAAAATGCCGGCCATTTTGCTTGAAGTCGGGTTTTTGACCAATGCCGCCGAAGAAGCCCAGCTTTTTGACGAACAGTTCCAACAGCGCGTCGCCGACAACATCGTCAAGGGGATTCTTGACTATTTGGGCTTGTCCTGA
- a CDS encoding MarR family winged helix-turn-helix transcriptional regulator, with protein MARDEDLVQFERLFWRVSRKIQCLRKKKFNDRLSDSQTYILVKLATEGPQKVSGLAESIGITPGGVTSISDKLIASGYAQRKRDEEDRRVVFLEITDKGMDVMRELHQERLEIIRYLFNNLPADDLQHLNRTYEKLLENLDKYEKEMLEE; from the coding sequence ATGGCGAGGGATGAAGATCTTGTTCAGTTCGAGCGGCTGTTCTGGCGAGTGTCCCGCAAGATTCAGTGCTTGCGCAAGAAGAAGTTCAACGATCGCTTGTCGGATTCGCAGACTTATATTCTCGTGAAGCTGGCGACCGAAGGGCCGCAGAAGGTGTCCGGGTTAGCGGAGTCGATTGGCATTACGCCCGGCGGCGTCACCAGCATTTCCGACAAGCTGATCGCGAGCGGGTATGCGCAGCGCAAGCGCGATGAAGAGGATCGCAGGGTTGTCTTTCTGGAGATTACCGACAAAGGCATGGACGTGATGAGGGAGCTTCATCAGGAGCGGCTGGAGATCATCCGCTATCTGTTCAATAACTTGCCAGCAGACGATCTGCAGCATCTCAATCGTACCTATGAGAAGCTGCTGGAGAACCTGGACAAATATGAGAAAGAAATGCTTGAAGAGTAA